The DNA region TGAGAATGGGAaagacaaaaatcaatccagctgttcttttttttttctttaacaGAAAATCACTAGATCACTATGCATTTCCGattgaaatctttttttttgtcttgtgtttgtgtgaatgtttttgtgtatgttttaAACACATGacatgaattttaattttgaattttttttttgcttgagactaaattaatgaatggtagggatgatgaattaaaaaaaaaaaattttaattgaaactTACCATACGATGTGGACAATCCTGTTGACATCGACTAATCACATCATGATcgatatttgttgttgttgttgttgttgttgctgataatgacaaatgttgatcaatattgatcaacAGAATTATCAGAATAATTAAGactagtgatgatgatgatgatgatgatgataggtGAACTATAACACTATGGTTAAATTTTATTAGTCCATCGATGGACATTGTTGATAGTGGTGTGAGAATTTGTGAGATAAATTTTTCTCGTTTGTTTACTTATTTCCAATATATGATGtggattttgatgatgaataatttttttgtttttaaaattgaggtgtttttttcacatttttcttatagttgttgttgtttatttatttttttatttttttcgttttaacTCTCGTAGAATGAAcacaacagaaaacaaaacaaatcgaaacaacaacaacaacaacaacaacaacaaaaaaatttcaattttcaatttttttttcacacaaaaTCTATAATCatctgaataataataaatctgaattgttttctgttatgttaaaatgatgaaaatatttatttcttttaatattttgaatGCATTTTGGTCATTGCATATCTATGCataaaatattgattatgatgattgacgataacgaaaaaaaaaaaaatagaaatggaaatcaatatgaaaaaccagagaaagaagaaatagttcaagccattttttttttcattctcttcTCGATTGCATTGATCAATATGATACGATATAGtacaaatattgatgataattataatgaatatttttgttgtcgttgttgatgttgaaatcatggaaaacaacaaatcaaatccatacgcacacacacaaagaaagATGCGAATATCGACAATCAaatatcatttgatgatgatgatgatgatgatgatatgcataagtaaaacaacaatattgtGTATGCATATGGATTTTcagatgaaacaaatgaaaaaaaaatgtcaaataaaaatgccAATATAATgtattagtagtagtagtagtagtgatagtttatttcgatttttttttcattgatttcggtcaattttttctttttttttttgatcttcgATTATTTCGTATCAATCGATATTAATATATTTTATCGACTATATTGATAtcggtggaaaaaaatatgatgattgaaatgaatattttctaggattttatttcatttgtttggttttgtttttatttttatttttatttttaccgaatgattttgttgatggaAAATATTTGGCGCCAATCGTAGATTGgcgagtgtgtgtgtctggatttagtttgaatgaaaatttttattcaaaatccaagatgataataatgtttatcaatttttttttctacatagCAATGTTTAAATAAGATGCGGAAAAATAAATCCGATACAATTATCCAATTTCAGaaaacattcacacacacacacacaaaaaaaatacacttAAAAACACTTGAATGTGGCAAATTTTAATCTAgtagaaattttatttatcgattgattgattgattgattgattgaatatgatctagtttcaatttgattgaataattaaagcaagtgaaaaaacaaaaacaataaaaaaaaacgcaaagATAACAAATggtttaaaaaaatgttttgaacgattcgtattttttttttgttcatttaaaaaaaactattcaaATCTATGGATGATGTTGACGGTACGTTGTTCAAATGTTCAAtgattatatgaatgaatttgaatgatcgtacgagagagagagagtaaAGAAAATTTCCGCTGTAAAAGCTTGTCCTACTACCCACTTGGGGTAATAgtaaacacacaaataaacacaaacacaaacacacacacacacacaaaactaAGCAAGGTCGAATTGACTGAAttaactattttttttatctatagTTTCTACTACTGCTATAAAGGCCGAGGTCAATCTTGGCCGCcgaatctctctctctttctctttcactTATTCTCTCGATAACCTGACTGTGATTTAGTACAAGTCCCATAGATTGTCAGATGTATTAATAATATTTGTATGAAGATCAAAGACAAAATATATGCAGCTGGTGCGTAACGTaagaaattaaattgaataggTAAGCGGGTAAGATttggataaataaaaaatagaaaaagaaataaacaccaaaagacaaagaaaaaggataaatttcattggctaatttcattaccatcatccaTTAGCATTGATCATATTGAAAACTTCTAGATCCAGATGGTCATCATGTCATTTTTGTGTGattgtgaaatttttgaacATTGACCAATATATACATTGTGATTATGTTGAAtttataatgttttttttatgaaaaaaaaattgttcaattttttttcaaattcttcaaattcTGCCATCTAGTGTCTTTAGCGAGAATTGTTGAGtcataaaaatttgttttggatTATATAATCGTGGCAATGAATGTGTGATTGTCgctcaatattttcatttacctCAAATGGACAACTcccttttttttaacaacaaaacattgttgttagattgttgttaaatttgttttcttttcttcattcaaatttatttttatatatgaaaaataatttgtgaaaaatagaataaattctattgattattaattatgGCCGAACCTGCACCAATCCGTCCTCAAAGGATAATTCGAGCCAATCGTGAAATAACGgtatgttttgaattttcatttctatttttgccattttaatttttttttctccatcatTATCTGATGTTCAAAGGGTGGTCTACTTATGTCAGTCATACGATCATTAACAACATCGCGTGATTCGGCCGATCGTGATCGTGAACGTTTAGAATTGGAAAAAGGATTTCAACAATGTGATgcaaaattaaatgaattaattagCCAACATGGTAATGATCTTTATAAGGTGATGACCATATTCTCTACGATTCTTACGAATTTAAGCCGAGCAAAAGAACGTTTAATTGATACACGTGATAAGTTATTGAATTGTCAAAAACTTTTACATTGTAAACgtgaagaattgaaaaaactttggctagaaattattgaaaatcgTGCCGTATTCAATCTATTGGAACGTATTGAACGTGTAAGCGCCTTACCAAGACAAGTTGAATCATATGCCGATAAGAAACATTATCTACATGCTGGAAAATGTTGTGTAGATGGATTACGGCAATTAGGATGTTCAGAATCATCACCATGTTTATCATCGGTTGGTGAACTagatccatcatcaacaacaacaaatggattTCAAAGTCCATCATCTGCAATGggtaataatcaatttgatttttcattgggCAAAATTGAAGCTTTGACCGAAGTACGTCAAGAATtgttaacaaaaaaagaaatgttaTTCGATAAATGTATAGAAGAATTACATCgacatttatattcaattacCACTGAAAATGTaagaaaacaatttcaaaatgaacaacaacaacgacagaTACGTGAAACATCGAATTCAAATCAGAACCATAAACCATCAGTTATTTATGATAATCTTCGTTTATATGAAAATCAGATGATAAAAAGTAtgttaatttcttttttatttttatttatctcTAACTTGAATTTCAACCATAgctgatcaacaacaacaatcacaatcaacgGCCATCCAAGATgagaatgattttgatgcATATCCGGAAGAGGATAGCAGgcaatttatttcaatgttAACTAAATGTATTGGcttattgaacaaaatacCCGACGCtgttaaaattatcaaagaACGTTTCGATGAAGAATTCGTTAATGTTGTTATTCGTACAGCACAAGATATATTGAtttccaatcaaaatgattctaTCGTTGACAGTTTAGCTGCTGCTAATAATACCGATTCAATGTCATTGATGGATCTTGATGCCGATGGTATACCTGATGTATCATCGATGGCAGTTGTTAACTCAACGCCAACACCGAATACTGGCCAAGATTTAGTCGTATTAACGTGTACACGATTATTGGGTTATCGTTATAATGGATTTAGCCATTTACAATCATCTGCCAATGATCGTTCCTACAATCAATTGCAATGGCCACGAACATCACTTCAATTACGACAATTGTTTGATATGTTGATCCAGCAATTCTATCACATTATGGAATTACACGACACAGTCATTCTTATTAATCTTAAACGTATTGATTCTGCACTTCATTTGGCTGCTATGGCTGACAATATGACCATTCAAGATCcgaatgatgttgattcaaattcaatggcCGTCAATACGGCTTTTTATTCGTCGATAGATATTTGGTCTAAGATACAATTGCTTATCCAACAATTattagattattatttagatATTTCGCAAATTTCCGGTCAAGCTTCATCTACAGGTCCCATTGGTGGTGCTATGAATTATAATcttgtatcatcattattgccaTCTGCTGCCGTCAACATGTTATTCGGATTAAATAGTGCAGGAACAACAACTTCTGTTACTAGTAGTGGTCCAGTTGGTTCTGGATGCCCTGATAAtttatcttgtttttttataaaacGACGTCCAATGGTTGTTGCTGGTGCCATGAATgctgtaatgatgatgtcaaaAAATACTTCAAATTTCTCTAATACAGCCGCTGCTAGTGGTTCTGGTGGTCAAACAACAGGCACTATGGATCAATCTGATTCTGGAACTGGTCAATCTACTAATGTTATTAGCACTGTGAGTAGTGGAACCATGTCCAATCAATCTGGAACATTACAACCCGTATCTTCTGGACACAatcttcttcattcattttcccAAAGCCATTGgcgatcaaatcaatcaaatttatttaaatttgatcattcTACTCAGGCAATATCGTGGAATAGttttcttcaacaacaacaacgtcaaTCGGAAACCACAAACGCAGATCAACAAGGTGAAAATATCTCAACAAATACTGACCAAACCGATTCGGATAATAAATCGgccaatcaacaacagcaaacatCGGcagtaaataataatattaatcatCGTTTATTTGATTCGCTTCGATCAATTTGTCACCAGAGTCCAGATAATCTAGTTCTTCTTCATGATACCCTACTGGAACATGTACATAAATGCCCATTGACTACAGCATCTAACAATAATACTGATTCAGGAAATTCAAAACAGCAACAGATTAATATATTACATTCATATTTAATGTCCAGTTCCGAGAAATTTACACGACACATCAATACACAATTGGATGCAATGTTGGAACAGGCGCAAAAAAGTCTTGAATCCGGTGTGACCATTTTACTACAACAACCTGTTAGCCAAAcagatcaatcatcaaatgcaCAACGATCAAAACAATCACCACAGAATAAGGATAAAATTTCTGGATCATCTGATTCTAGTGATCAACAATCACCGATGACACCATCTGGACCAACAATCACTATCGGTCCTGGACATAATGTAACGTTGCTTTTATTAGAATCAGCTGTATTGGTCGATGTAGCGGTTCATGATTTAAGCATGTTAATGGGGACTATGACTGAATATCGTCAACATTATCTGGGCTACATTTGTAATGTATTGACTGCATACAAAGATAGCTGCACACGTTTATACGATACGGTTACTACTGAAATGATACACCAACCGTCAATGACATCGACATTGACGACCAATCAATCGTTGATGGGAGGTGTATCTAATCTTGATCTTTCTGAATCAAGCCATACTTCAACAATGTTGACAAATTCCGATCAACGACGATCAATTCTTTCTGCATATTGTGCACATAATGAAGAtattaatcgattattaaaATCACAACCGAATTGGATTCAATTAGAGATGGTAAATCAAAGAATACGGACAACAGCCAGTGGGAGAACGACACCCTCGTCATTGATCAAATCACATCAACGATATGGTGGTGTTGGTAATGCACCTGCACGTcgtcaaatgatgatgatcaatcgacAAATGTCGACATCAATGTCATTCGATGTTGAATCACCTGAAGATGTTCGACAACGAAATGCAAGCGAAATCGATATTCTAATTAAAATGTTGTCACAGGAGATAACTCAATCAGAATTACTTTGGAATCAAGGTCAATTAACTTTATTGGCCAATATGCAACAATCATTCGAATGGCTGGCTGTCCGTTGTGATCATTTGGTACAAATGatacaatcacaatcatcgggatcatcatcatcgaatcaaaGAAATCGCATGGGTTTGTCGAATGATTCCTCTGATGTAATCATAGCcacattgaatcaattaagCGTAGATTTTGAAGAACTTGGCCAACTATGTCTCATGGTATTACATTTAGAGATACGggttcattgttgttatcatttaCAAGCGCTTGATGCCCAATTTTTCACTACACCGGTCCCAAGTACAATGATGTCTACCTCGGATCATTCTTATAGTGGTAACCGATCATCCAATGCAACAAACAGTACATCGACAGATCTGTCTGATGATGGTCGAATAATGCCATTATTAGAAGATCTACAACGTATGCATTCAGAAATATCGGCTGCTCAACTGTCAACATCCAAAATGGGATACCTTTTCGAAGGTCTTGGTCATTTGATGGCAactaaattcatcaattcagCCATGGCTGTAAAACGTGTCAAACCTAACGGTATAAAACGTGCTTGTCGTGCCATTTATGATATTCAACGACGATTATCGACATTAACGAAATCACGTGAATTGGCATTAGATTATGCTAGACAGTATTTCgaaatgttattattaacacCGGAAGAAATATTTTCCACTATCATTGAACGTGGTAGACAATTTAAACCACAAGAATATATCAGTGCCATTACATTGTTACATCAAAGCGGACTAAGTCAAACAGGATCAGAAACTGGTGTCAATACAATTATGGCcaatacaacaacatcggCAGCAAGCAATAGTCTtgatcaacatcaatcaaatcaacagcTACAGCGGCTAATAAAACGATTAAATCATATATTAGCCGAAGTTatctcataataataaaataaaaatgattatataatacattgatgataattgtaattgtaaaattttattaattaagaaagaaaaaaataaataaaattgatattatatattttaattcgatttttatttaataaatcaattttttttaagacAAATCAAGATGATGCGCATGACGCatgacatttgaaaaaaaaattgaatatcaaCTGTCTCgaatttcgaatttttctCCTTCTCTTTTCTCCTTCTCTTTTCTCTTCTCAAAgtgtttagattttttttttttctctcttttcttCTTATCGTTGTTCTAAAACCTTTCACTTCTTTTATTCTCTAGCTCTCGATTCTGACTCACAACTCGATGTAGAAATTTTGTTCTGCTTAATACTCTCTCagatctctctctctctctctctctctctcttttgatctctctctctctctctcgtgATAACCTCTCTCTCGAtttgctctctctctctctctctctctctctctctctctctctctctctctcccaactctctctctctctctctctctctctctctctctctctctctctctctctctctctctctctctctctctctctctctctctctctctctctctctctctct from Dermatophagoides farinae isolate YC_2012a chromosome 5, ASM2471394v1, whole genome shotgun sequence includes:
- the Sec8 gene encoding exocyst complex component secretory 8, encoding MAEPAPIRPQRIIRANREITGGLLMSVIRSLTTSRDSADRDRERLELEKGFQQCDAKLNELISQHGNDLYKVMTIFSTILTNLSRAKERLIDTRDKLLNCQKLLHCKREELKKLWLEIIENRAVFNLLERIERVSALPRQVESYADKKHYLHAGKCCVDGLRQLGCSESSPCLSSVGELDPSSTTTNGFQSPSSAMGNNQFDFSLGKIEALTEVRQELLTKKEMLFDKCIEELHRHLYSITTENVRKQFQNEQQQRQIRETSNSNQNHKPSVIYDNLRLYENQMIKTDQQQQSQSTAIQDENDFDAYPEEDSRQFISMLTKCIGLLNKIPDAVKIIKERFDEEFVNVVIRTAQDILISNQNDSIVDSLAAANNTDSMSLMDLDADGIPDVSSMAVVNSTPTPNTGQDLVVLTCTRLLGYRYNGFSHLQSSANDRSYNQLQWPRTSLQLRQLFDMLIQQFYHIMELHDTVILINLKRIDSALHLAAMADNMTIQDPNDVDSNSMAVNTAFYSSIDIWSKIQLLIQQLLDYYLDISQISGQASSTGPIGGAMNYNLVSSLLPSAAVNMLFGLNSAGTTTSVTSSGPVGSGCPDNLSCFFIKRRPMVVAGAMNAVMMMSKNTSNFSNTAAASGSGGQTTGTMDQSDSGTGQSTNVISTVSSGTMSNQSGTLQPVSSGHNLLHSFSQSHWRSNQSNLFKFDHSTQAISWNSFLQQQQRQSETTNADQQGENISTNTDQTDSDNKSANQQQQTSAVNNNINHRLFDSLRSICHQSPDNLVLLHDTLLEHVHKCPLTTASNNNTDSGNSKQQQINILHSYLMSSSEKFTRHINTQLDAMLEQAQKSLESGVTILLQQPVSQTDQSSNAQRSKQSPQNKDKISGSSDSSDQQSPMTPSGPTITIGPGHNVTLLLLESAVLVDVAVHDLSMLMGTMTEYRQHYLGYICNVLTAYKDSCTRLYDTVTTEMIHQPSMTSTLTTNQSLMGGVSNLDLSESSHTSTMLTNSDQRRSILSAYCAHNEDINRLLKSQPNWIQLEMVNQRIRTTASGRTTPSSLIKSHQRYGGVGNAPARRQMMMINRQMSTSMSFDVESPEDVRQRNASEIDILIKMLSQEITQSELLWNQGQLTLLANMQQSFEWLAVRCDHLVQMIQSQSSGSSSSNQRNRMGLSNDSSDVIIATLNQLSVDFEELGQLCLMVLHLEIRVHCCYHLQALDAQFFTTPVPSTMMSTSDHSYSGNRSSNATNSTSTDLSDDGRIMPLLEDLQRMHSEISAAQLSTSKMGYLFEGLGHLMATKFINSAMAVKRVKPNGIKRACRAIYDIQRRLSTLTKSRELALDYARQYFEMLLLTPEEIFSTIIERGRQFKPQEYISAITLLHQSGLSQTGSETGVNTIMANTTTSAASNSLDQHQSNQQLQRLIKRLNHILAEVIS